A stretch of Wenzhouxiangella sp. XN24 DNA encodes these proteins:
- a CDS encoding NAD+ synthase: MTDRLRIALAQTNPVVGDVETNVTRMLEVCRRAHDALRADLVMFPELALCGYPPEDLLFHRGFARDVAEALDRLARNLDGMSVLVGYPEYDGEKLHNSAILLRPDGPPVIYRKQVLPNYGVFDEKRYFEPGTETCVVEVKGVRLGITICEDLWDPEVARRTAAAGAEVLLSINGSPYDTGKLARRQGVLEARVAETGLPILYVNIAGGQDELIFDGGSMALSREGELVYRAPFFTEALELVEIEHGGRVVPAQVSRTPEFVEGVYRALVLGVADYVNKHNFPGVVLGLSGGIDSALTLAVAVDALGPERVRAVMMPSRYTSQMSRDDAERQARTLGVRYDVVSIEPIFEGARAALAEVFAGMPEDVTEENIQARCRGMILMALSNKFGVMLLTTGNKSEMAVGYATLYGDMAGGFAPLKDCSKTLVYRLAEYRNRHVEVIPRRVIERPPSAELRPDQKDTDALPPYDVLDPILEAFIEDDASVDQIVARGFERAVVGRILGMVKRNEYKRRQAPPGIRISRRAFGRDWRYPITSGFAAR, encoded by the coding sequence ATGACCGACCGGCTTCGCATCGCCCTGGCCCAGACCAATCCCGTCGTCGGCGACGTGGAAACGAACGTCACGCGGATGCTCGAGGTCTGCAGGCGGGCCCACGACGCCCTGCGCGCGGACCTCGTGATGTTCCCGGAACTCGCCCTGTGCGGTTACCCGCCGGAAGACCTGTTGTTTCACCGCGGCTTCGCGCGCGACGTGGCCGAGGCGCTGGACCGGCTGGCGCGCAACCTCGACGGCATGTCGGTGCTGGTGGGGTACCCTGAGTACGACGGCGAGAAGCTGCACAACAGCGCGATCCTGCTGCGCCCGGACGGCCCGCCGGTCATCTATCGCAAGCAGGTGCTGCCCAACTACGGTGTGTTCGATGAGAAGCGCTACTTCGAGCCGGGCACCGAGACCTGCGTGGTCGAAGTGAAGGGCGTGCGCCTCGGCATCACGATCTGCGAGGATCTCTGGGATCCCGAGGTCGCGCGGCGGACCGCGGCGGCGGGCGCCGAGGTGCTCCTGTCGATCAACGGCTCGCCCTACGACACCGGCAAGCTCGCGCGCCGCCAGGGCGTGCTCGAGGCGCGCGTGGCCGAGACGGGCCTGCCGATCCTCTACGTGAACATTGCGGGCGGCCAGGACGAGCTGATCTTCGATGGCGGGTCCATGGCGCTCAGCCGCGAAGGCGAGCTCGTGTACCGCGCGCCGTTCTTCACCGAGGCCCTGGAGCTCGTGGAGATCGAGCACGGCGGGCGGGTGGTCCCGGCGCAGGTGTCACGGACGCCTGAATTCGTCGAAGGCGTATACCGCGCGCTGGTGCTGGGCGTCGCCGATTACGTCAACAAGCACAACTTCCCCGGCGTGGTGCTGGGCTTGTCGGGGGGGATCGATTCCGCGCTGACGCTCGCCGTCGCGGTCGATGCGCTCGGGCCGGAACGGGTGCGCGCGGTGATGATGCCGTCGCGCTACACCTCGCAGATGAGCCGCGACGATGCCGAGCGCCAGGCCCGCACGCTGGGCGTGCGCTACGACGTGGTGTCCATCGAGCCGATCTTCGAGGGCGCCCGCGCGGCGCTCGCGGAGGTGTTCGCCGGCATGCCGGAGGACGTGACCGAGGAGAACATCCAGGCGCGTTGCCGGGGGATGATCCTCATGGCCCTGTCGAACAAGTTCGGCGTCATGCTGCTCACGACCGGCAACAAGAGCGAGATGGCGGTCGGCTATGCGACGCTGTACGGCGACATGGCCGGCGGATTCGCCCCCCTGAAGGACTGCAGCAAGACGCTGGTCTACCGGCTGGCCGAGTACCGCAATCGCCACGTCGAAGTGATTCCGCGCCGCGTCATCGAGCGGCCGCCGTCGGCCGAATTGCGGCCGGACCAGAAGGACACCGATGCGCTGCCGCCCTATGACGTGCTCGATCCGATCCTCGAGGCATTCATCGAGGACGACGCCTCGGTGGACCAGATCGTCGCGCGGGGTTTCGAGCGCGCGGTGGTCGGCCGCATCCTCGGGATGGTCAAGCGCAACGAGTACAAGCGGCGCCAGGCGCCGCCCGGCATTCGCATCAGCAGGCGCGCCTTCGGCCGCGACTGGCGCTATCCGATCACTTCGGGTTTCGCGGCCCGTTGA
- a CDS encoding outer membrane protein assembly factor BamD — protein MIQRIASLLLVLALAASVGCASSRDGDEMDPDTNAKRLFSDAERAMRTGNYTGAIGALENLTAIYPFSEEARQAQLNLVYAYWQNDQMEAAITAADRFILENPTHPRVDYALYMKGVARFPGDAGPLERLFRVDMDKRPTGEMQNAFNVFAQLIQQHPDSEYVADARQRMIYLRNRMAAHEISVAEFYMARSAYVAAINRARHVLQSFQETPSVIPALEIMAEGYDALGLPDLAADARQILAANR, from the coding sequence ATGATCCAACGTATCGCCAGCCTGTTGCTCGTTCTCGCCCTCGCCGCCAGCGTCGGCTGCGCCTCCTCGCGCGACGGCGACGAGATGGACCCGGACACGAACGCGAAGCGGCTGTTCAGCGATGCCGAGCGGGCGATGCGCACGGGCAACTACACGGGTGCCATCGGGGCCCTGGAGAACCTGACCGCGATCTATCCGTTCAGCGAGGAGGCGCGCCAGGCCCAGTTGAACCTGGTCTACGCCTACTGGCAGAACGACCAGATGGAGGCGGCGATCACCGCGGCCGACCGCTTCATCCTCGAGAACCCGACCCATCCGCGGGTGGATTACGCGCTCTACATGAAAGGGGTCGCACGTTTCCCCGGCGACGCGGGGCCGCTGGAGCGGCTGTTCCGGGTCGATATGGACAAGCGGCCTACCGGGGAAATGCAGAACGCTTTCAACGTGTTCGCGCAGCTCATCCAGCAGCACCCCGACAGCGAGTACGTGGCGGACGCGCGCCAGCGCATGATCTACCTGCGCAACCGCATGGCGGCCCACGAGATCAGCGTCGCCGAGTTCTACATGGCGCGCTCCGCCTACGTGGCCGCGATCAACCGGGCCCGCCACGTGCTGCAGAGTTTCCAGGAGACGCCGTCGGTGATCCCGGCGCTGGAGATCATGGCCGAGGGCTACGACGCCCTCGGCTTGCCGGACCTCGCCGCCGACGCGCGCCAGATCCTCGCCGCCAACCGCTGA
- the rluD gene encoding 23S rRNA pseudouridine(1911/1915/1917) synthase RluD, translating into MHTVEHRAVVPAESAGQRLDQALATLFPDYSRSRLQAWIRAGHVRIDGRQLRPRDKVDGGEEVVLNAVLEDETDAAAEPMQLAILHEDEEILVLDKPAGLVVHPGAGNPAGTLVNALLHHRPDLRALPRAGIVHRLDKDTTGAMVVACTPAAHAALVRQLEERSVRREYQAVTVGVMTGGGTVDAPIGRHPVDRVRMAIREGGREAVTHYRVLARFRGHTHVLCKLETGRTHQIRVHLASIRNPIVGDPVYGGRLAVPKGASAALIEALRGFRRQALHAARLELVHPGHGETVAFEAPLPADFAALLEALQADLEA; encoded by the coding sequence ATGCACACCGTCGAGCACCGGGCCGTCGTGCCCGCGGAATCGGCCGGCCAGCGGCTCGACCAGGCGCTCGCCACGCTGTTCCCGGATTACTCGCGCAGCCGCCTGCAGGCCTGGATCCGCGCGGGCCACGTGCGCATCGACGGGCGCCAGCTGCGCCCCCGCGACAAGGTCGACGGCGGCGAGGAGGTGGTGCTGAACGCCGTGCTGGAGGACGAGACCGACGCCGCTGCGGAACCGATGCAGCTCGCGATCCTCCACGAGGACGAAGAGATCCTGGTGCTCGACAAGCCCGCCGGGCTGGTGGTCCACCCGGGCGCCGGGAACCCGGCCGGCACGCTCGTCAACGCGCTGCTGCATCATCGGCCCGACCTGCGGGCGCTGCCGCGTGCGGGCATCGTCCACCGGCTGGACAAGGACACCACCGGCGCCATGGTGGTGGCCTGCACGCCGGCCGCGCACGCCGCCCTGGTGCGCCAGCTGGAGGAGCGCAGTGTGCGCCGCGAGTACCAGGCCGTGACGGTCGGCGTGATGACCGGCGGGGGCACCGTGGATGCGCCGATCGGGCGGCACCCCGTGGATCGGGTGCGCATGGCGATCCGCGAGGGCGGGCGGGAAGCCGTGACCCACTATCGAGTTTTGGCGCGCTTCCGTGGCCACACGCATGTCCTGTGCAAGCTGGAAACCGGCCGCACCCACCAGATCCGCGTGCACCTGGCCTCCATCCGCAACCCGATCGTGGGCGATCCCGTCTACGGCGGGCGCCTGGCGGTGCCCAAGGGGGCGAGTGCGGCGCTGATCGAGGCCCTGCGCGGCTTCCGTCGCCAGGCGCTGCATGCGGCACGGCTCGAACTGGTGCACCCGGGCCACGGCGAGACCGTCGCGTTCGAGGCGCCGCTGCCGGCGGATTTCGCGGCCCTGCTCGAGGCACTGCAGGCGGACCTCGAGGCATGA
- the pgeF gene encoding peptidoglycan editing factor PgeF — protein MSPAWIVPDWPAPANVHAASTLRVGGVSPPPWHALNLGTHVGDDEARVAENRRLLALALGLPAEPAWLEQVHGRTVLQLDAETLPAVRVADAAVTSRPERVLAVLTADCLPVLLCREDGTRIGVAHAGWRGLAGGVLEAGCAAMDTPPGELLAWIGPGIGAAAYEVGPEVRAACLDADPGAEAGFMPGRPGHWQCDLAYLARRRLEALGLAGVHGGHWCTHADAGRFFSHRRDGAQHPTGRMATLIWRG, from the coding sequence ATGAGTCCCGCCTGGATCGTGCCGGACTGGCCGGCGCCCGCCAACGTCCATGCCGCCAGCACGCTGCGGGTCGGCGGGGTCAGCCCGCCACCATGGCACGCTCTCAACCTGGGCACGCACGTCGGCGATGACGAGGCGCGGGTGGCGGAAAATCGCCGTCTCCTTGCGCTGGCCCTCGGCCTGCCGGCCGAACCCGCCTGGCTGGAACAGGTGCATGGCCGCACGGTCCTGCAACTCGATGCCGAGACCCTGCCGGCAGTGCGGGTCGCGGACGCGGCCGTGACGTCCCGGCCGGAGCGGGTGCTGGCGGTGCTGACCGCGGATTGCCTGCCGGTGCTGCTGTGTCGCGAGGATGGGACGCGGATCGGCGTGGCGCATGCCGGCTGGCGCGGTCTCGCCGGGGGCGTGCTCGAAGCTGGCTGCGCCGCGATGGACACGCCGCCCGGCGAGCTGCTGGCCTGGATCGGTCCGGGCATCGGCGCGGCGGCCTACGAGGTGGGTCCGGAGGTGCGCGCGGCCTGCCTGGACGCGGACCCGGGGGCGGAGGCCGGCTTCATGCCCGGGCGCCCGGGGCACTGGCAGTGCGACCTGGCATACCTGGCGCGCCGGCGGCTGGAGGCGCTCGGCCTGGCCGGCGTGCATGGCGGTCACTGGTGCACGCACGCCGATGCAGGGCGTTTCTTTTCTCACCGGCGCGACGGTGCGCAACATCCGACCGGGCGCATGGCCACCCTCATCTGGCGCGGTTGA